Proteins encoded by one window of Primulina huaijiensis isolate GDHJ02 chromosome 1, ASM1229523v2, whole genome shotgun sequence:
- the LOC140988523 gene encoding SNF1-related protein kinase regulatory subunit beta-1-like yields the protein MGNVNGREEGCANGGGGGDEAAGIPVHAPIERMDSVDLMLSSPPHDNRQSRSPLLFSSQTPVDPLPRDNDPSVNPSRQNGSQRAVDHPFEQCMPIVISWSFGGNNVSVEGSWDNWRSRKILQRSGKDHSILLVLPPGIYCYRFIVDGEVKYAPDLPCDADEMGRHCNLLDVNDYVPENLDSVAEFEAPPSPDSSYSQAFPGEEDFAKDPMLVPPQLQSTVLGSDNCKETTFSLKPQHVELNHIFVEKGRSSQSVVALGLTHRFQSKYVTVVLYKPLKR from the exons ATGGGGAATGTGAATGGTAGAGAAGAAGGCTGTGCTAATGGCGGTGGCGGCGGAGATGAAGCGGCGGGGATTCCAGTACACGCGCCGATTGAGCGCATGGATTCGGTTGATTTAATGCTCAGCTCTCCTCCGCATGATAACCGTCAGTCTCGATCCCCGCTCTTATTTTCCTCTCAG ACTCCAGTAGATCCTCTTCCAAGGGATAATGACCCCTCAGTCAATCCATCACGGCAGAATGGATCTCAGAGAGCTGTTGATCACCCTTTTGAACAATGTATGCCGATTGTAATTAGCTGGAGTTTTGGAGGAAACAATGTATCTGTGGAAGGGTCTTGGGACAACTGGAGGTCAAG GAAAATACTCCAGAGATCAGGCAAAGACCACTCAATTCTCTTGGTCCTCCCACCAGGTATATATTGTTACAGATTCATTGTGGATGGCGAAGTGAAATATGCTCCAGATCTTCCATGCGACGCTGATGAGATGGGCCGTCACTGTAATCTTCTTGATGTCAAT GATTATGTTCCGGAAAACCTTGATAGTGTTGCAGAGTTTGAAGCTCCCCCATCACCGGACTCCAGCTACAGTCAAGCTTTCCCCGGAGAGGAAGATTTTGCTAAGGATCCGATGTTGGTTCCACCTCAACTCCAATCAACTGTGCTTGGCTCTGATAACTGTAAAGAGACCACTTTTTCATTGAAACCCCAGCATGTGGAGCTTAACCACATATTTGTAGAGAAAGGACGTTCGTCTCAGTCTGTTGTTGCTCTGGGTCTGACTCACCGGTTCCAATCCAAGTACGTGACCGTTGTCCTTTATAAACCGCTCAAGAGATGA